The Paucidesulfovibrio longus DSM 6739 genome has a window encoding:
- a CDS encoding IS3 family transposase, with protein sequence MSKQRRKFTAEFKTRVALDALSGEHTLSELASKYGVHPNQVSQWKQQAKEQIAAGFAGKAQKTQQSDEARIKELHAKIGQLTVEKDF encoded by the coding sequence ATGTCCAAGCAGAGAAGAAAGTTCACCGCCGAATTCAAGACCCGAGTCGCCCTGGATGCCTTGTCCGGGGAACACACCCTGTCCGAACTCGCCAGCAAGTACGGCGTGCACCCCAATCAGGTTTCCCAGTGGAAGCAGCAGGCCAAGGAGCAGATCGCGGCTGGCTTTGCGGGCAAGGCCCAGAAAACCCAACAAAGCGATGAGGCGCGGATCAAGGAACTGCACGCCAAGATCGGCCAGCTTACGGTGGAGAAGGATTTTTT